From Lolium perenne isolate Kyuss_39 chromosome 5, Kyuss_2.0, whole genome shotgun sequence, a single genomic window includes:
- the LOC127299259 gene encoding uncharacterized protein isoform X2 — protein MDMHCYFTLEAAASVFILAKLITYHLSCDNNPSHCISVGWFAATELYNDPDVSSGTPSPSVKEMASTSSCQKSLNVFNKINADKDLSILSLVIRSLCNLRHFRDNFLTEPLVWIPSADNVCIAQQFYEIFTSWEKNDYHLTDVVLTYMKTLLCGVDCTIFSEKLQVGSNFASEIAATILIGLHMSETCSRFSLNKETEITCGDCICPTHKLFGIKFNVQMSCECGKCSGEYPYTALFHKLDAGSPQTTKIKSFAELPVLLDEQFCEDNKCKDCGIMLNIDLLLSNAPHFFTIVLNWLGGSESQDTLSEVLAGITSPVDTGFFCKIADSSTMYTVTSMICCADESYVCFARDNEDKWLIYDFETVETVDTWEHLLERFKDCKLQPQVLFFEVIK, from the exons ATGGATATGCACTGCTATTTTACACTAGAAGCTGCAGCCAGTGTATTTATTCTGGCTAAACTTATAACCTACCATTTATCCTGTGATAACAACCCTTCACACTGTATCTCTGTAGGCTGGTTTGCTGCAACGGAGTTGTACAATGACCCAGATGTTTCCTCTG GAACTCCTAGCCCATCTGTGAAGGAAATGGCAAGCACCTCCAGCTGTCAAAAAAGTCTTAATGTATTCAACAAGATCAATGCGGATAAAGACCTGTCTATCTTGAGCCTAGTCATACGG TCATTGTGCAATCTGAGGCATTTCAGAGATAATTTTCTAACTGAGCCACTTGTATGGATCCCGTCTGCTGACAATGTCTGCATAGCTCAGCAATTTTATGAAATTTTCACTTCTTGGGAGAAAAATGACTACCACTTAACGGATGTTGTACTGACTTACATGAAGACCCTTCTCTGTGGAGTAGATTGCACCATTTTTTCTGAAAAG TTGCAGGTTGGGTCAAATTTTGCTTCTGAGATTGCGGCCACAATTCTCATTGGATTGCATATGTCAGAAACTTGTTCACGTTTTAGTTTAAACAAGGAGACGGAGATCACGTGCGGAGATTGCATATGCCCAACACATAAACTTTTTGGGATCAAATTCAATGTGCAAATGAGCTGCGAGTGTGGGAAGTGTTCTGGCGAATACCCATATACCGCACTTTTCCATAAACTTGATGCTGGTTCACCTCAAACAACAAAG ATCAAGTCCTTTGCAGAGCTTCCAGTTCTATTGGATGAacagttttgtgaggacaacaaatgCAAGGATTGTGGAATTATGCTGAATATTGATCTGTTGCTTTCAAACGCACCACATTTCTTTACAATAG TTTTGAACTGGCTTGGTGGCAGTGAAAGCCAGGACACACTCTCTGAAGTCCTGGCTGGCATCACGTCTCCTGTTGACACTGGATTCTTTTGCAAAATTGCCGATTCTTCAACTATGTATACTGTCACCTCCATG ATTTGCTGTGCTGATGAGAGCTATGTCTGTTTTGCCCGCGACAACGAGGACAAGTGGCTCATATATGACTTTGAAACTGTCGAG ACAGTAGATACTTGGGAGCATTTGCTAGAACGTTTCAAGGACTGCAAGCTCCAGCCTCAAGTTCTATTTTTCGAGGTCATCAAGTAG
- the LOC127299260 gene encoding uncharacterized protein gives MHAMRPPLVACFAVLLAAAAVAPPAGAVCVPRKPGAAAKVPPPAKVAPKPTPTPKPTPVAPGGDVVKAMCAKADDPKFCQDSIAKQPPLPGGKKLDGAGVLKLAMNAVRAKAAEAKKTATALAADPKTPKLAVGPLNDCADSFDDISYSLDHAEKAIAAGDKDTTGTMLDTCHTDVDTCDQGFEDREELKPLMAKQDAELGKLASNCLAIAEAAGLIPPS, from the coding sequence ATGCACGCCATGAGGCCACCGCTCGTCGCCTGCTTCGccgtcctcctcgccgccgcggcGGTTGCtccgccggctggcgccgtgtgcGTGCCGCGAAAGCCCGGAgcggccgccaaggtcccgcctcCCGCCAAGGTGGCGCCGAAACCGACGCCGACACCGAAGCCCACGCCGGTCGCCCCCGGCGGCGACGTCGTGAAGGCCATGTGCGCCAAGGCGGACGACCCGAAATTCTGCCAGGATTCCATCGCCAAGCAGCCACCTCTACCCGGCGGGAAGAAGCTGGACGGCGCCGGCGTGCTGAAGCTGGCCATGAACGCGGTGCGGGCCAAGGCGGCGGAGGCCAAGAAGACGGCCACggcgctcgccgccgaccccaagACGCCCAAGCTGGCGGTGGGCCCGCTCAACGACTGCGCCGACTCGTTCGACGACATCTCCTACAGCCTGGACCACGCGGAGAAGGCCATTGCCGCCGGCGACAAGGACACCACGGGCACCATGCTCGACACCTGCCACACCGACGTCGACACCTGCGATCAGGGCTTCGAGGACCGCGAGGAGCTCAAGCCGCTCATGGCCAAGCAGGACGCCGAGCTCGGCAAGCTCGCCAGCAACTGCCTCGCCATCGCCGAGGCCGCCGGACTCATCCCTCCGTCCTAG